The following are encoded in a window of Nocardia sp. BMG111209 genomic DNA:
- a CDS encoding transglycosylase family protein, with amino-acid sequence MSGRHRKPTNTGRTVAKVAVTSAIVGGAGVALAGHASAAPDSDWDRLAQCESGGNWGINTGNGFQGGLQFSPGTWASHGGTDYAPAANQASREQQITVAEKVLATQGWGAWPTCSSNLGLHSSPSERTAPVSPGQHWSSPDADDVVGAPQAQFPDGTQDIFQAVDKVVAAAQSQGFQVPQDAMNTYNAFKASGTKLDPSVVNFFEANKGLLPN; translated from the coding sequence ATGAGTGGACGCCATCGCAAGCCGACCAACACCGGCCGCACCGTCGCCAAGGTTGCTGTGACGAGCGCGATCGTGGGTGGGGCCGGTGTCGCCCTCGCCGGCCACGCCTCCGCGGCCCCCGACTCCGACTGGGACCGTCTCGCACAGTGCGAATCCGGCGGTAACTGGGGTATCAACACCGGCAACGGCTTCCAGGGAGGCCTGCAGTTCTCCCCCGGCACCTGGGCCTCGCACGGCGGCACCGACTATGCCCCCGCGGCCAACCAGGCCTCGCGCGAGCAGCAGATCACCGTGGCCGAGAAGGTTCTCGCCACTCAGGGCTGGGGCGCCTGGCCCACCTGCTCCTCCAACCTCGGCCTGCACAGCTCGCCGAGCGAGCGCACCGCCCCGGTGAGCCCCGGCCAGCACTGGAGCAGCCCGGATGCCGACGATGTCGTGGGCGCGCCGCAGGCGCAGTTCCCCGACGGCACGCAGGACATCTTCCAGGCCGTCGACAAGGTCGTCGCCGCCGCACAGTCGCAGGGCTTCCAGGTCCCGCAGGACGCGATGAACACCTACAACGCGTTCAAGGCCAGCGGCACCAAGCTCGACCCCTCCGTGGTGAACTTCTTCGAAGCGAACAAGGGCC
- a CDS encoding cold-shock protein encodes MPTGRVKWYDVEKGFGFLSQDEGEDVYVRSSALPKGVDGLKPGQRVEFGMAAGKRGPQALSLKLLDPLPSVREEAPSRPRRNDATHPRKSPDDLHGMIEDMITLLEATVQPDLRRGKYPDRKTAQRIAEVVRGVARELDH; translated from the coding sequence GTGCCGACCGGCAGGGTGAAGTGGTACGACGTCGAAAAGGGCTTCGGCTTCCTTTCCCAGGATGAGGGTGAGGACGTCTATGTTCGGTCGTCTGCGTTGCCCAAGGGTGTCGACGGGTTGAAGCCCGGGCAACGAGTGGAATTCGGGATGGCCGCGGGTAAGCGCGGCCCGCAGGCGCTGAGCCTGAAGTTGCTCGATCCACTGCCGTCGGTGCGCGAGGAGGCCCCGAGCCGCCCCCGCCGCAACGATGCCACGCATCCCCGCAAGTCCCCCGACGATCTGCACGGGATGATCGAGGACATGATCACCCTGCTGGAGGCGACGGTGCAGCCGGATCTGCGCCGGGGCAAGTACCCGGATCGCAAGACCGCCCAGCGCATCGCCGAGGTCGTCCGCGGCGTCGCGCGCGAACTCGATCACTGA
- a CDS encoding DUF2771 domain-containing protein has protein sequence MKPSTRKFAVLAAVALIVVIAAVAGIVATAVHRAHRADPQLTAYAHGRTVTVPPYRYCTVQEEGQRLALSCRQSGVTAPLATPAGYPLQLSLPRQVADAPWVMVQEYALPDGTAVQHLASYRDYPAGTMAVTVNSRPQHDLRLVGVEIQLVLPVRDETGAESYAPYQVWSIATA, from the coding sequence GTGAAGCCCAGCACCCGCAAGTTCGCCGTGCTCGCCGCGGTGGCGCTGATCGTGGTGATCGCCGCCGTCGCGGGCATCGTGGCCACGGCGGTGCATCGTGCCCACCGGGCGGATCCGCAGCTCACCGCGTACGCGCACGGCCGGACCGTGACCGTGCCGCCGTACCGGTACTGCACGGTCCAGGAGGAGGGTCAGCGGCTGGCGCTGAGCTGCCGCCAGAGCGGCGTCACCGCGCCGCTGGCGACCCCGGCGGGCTATCCGTTACAGCTGTCGCTGCCCCGGCAGGTCGCCGACGCGCCGTGGGTGATGGTGCAGGAGTACGCGCTGCCGGACGGCACGGCCGTCCAGCATCTGGCGTCCTACCGCGACTACCCGGCCGGGACGATGGCCGTCACGGTGAATTCCCGTCCGCAGCACGATCTCCGGCTGGTGGGCGTGGAGATCCAGTTGGTGCTGCCGGTCCGGGACGAGACCGGGGCGGAGTCGTACGCCCCGTATCAGGTGTGGTCGATCGCGACCGCGTGA
- a CDS encoding MFS transporter: MTVSRDPSGTDPGRWDGEEYPMLERHPGYDRYPPPNPSSERKSRENGSRNGKPRTKPMTALDPSPTASPPPEPADPPTRRVPRKLTVTRVVAMRSLELTEKGFQSFQRAAKADGAGESGLAALVYATMANFALDAAIAVALANTLFFASATAESKSKVALYLLITIAPFAVIAPLIGPLLDRLQRGRRLALAGSFAARVAFVLLLIFNVNSWALYPLALGAMILSKSFAVLKSAVTPRVLPPGIDLVRTNSRLTVFGLVGGTLGAGAVAGGIAGIAGSSGALVFAALIAAGGAYLSLRIPSWVEVTEGEVPTTLGYHRRVGKIVTDREAPAAARDERLTEGGRRRATDHEGRPAEGSGRPAAEGSGRPAAEGSGRPAAEGSGRPAAEGSGRPAAEGSTRPAAEAGERPAAEDDSQTAEDTADSGRRQAVVQPARRRQPLGRSVVTGLWGNSSIRVLTGFLTFYVAFVAKSTEHRPVQQAAMLGAVGAAAAIGNFIGNASGARLTLGRPALLVVSCTAACTAAAIIATFLDNLLGAAVAALIGAGASALAKVSLDASIQDDLPPESIASGFGRSETVLQLSWVIGGAGGVLLPTEYWKGFAVVTALLAVGLAQTVVSYRGHSLLPGLGGNRPQHAQQEIPGGAADVTSGTEAPGL, translated from the coding sequence GTGACTGTCTCCCGCGATCCCTCCGGCACCGATCCAGGTCGGTGGGACGGCGAGGAGTACCCGATGCTCGAGCGGCATCCCGGTTACGACCGATATCCGCCGCCGAACCCGTCGTCGGAGCGGAAGTCCCGCGAGAACGGTTCCCGGAACGGGAAGCCCCGGACCAAACCGATGACCGCCCTGGACCCGTCCCCCACCGCCTCGCCGCCCCCCGAGCCCGCCGACCCGCCCACCCGACGGGTTCCGCGCAAGCTCACCGTCACCCGCGTGGTGGCGATGCGCAGTCTGGAACTCACCGAGAAGGGTTTCCAGTCCTTCCAGCGGGCCGCGAAGGCGGACGGCGCCGGCGAATCGGGGCTCGCGGCCCTGGTCTACGCCACGATGGCGAACTTCGCGCTCGACGCGGCCATCGCGGTGGCCCTGGCAAATACGTTGTTCTTCGCCAGCGCGACCGCCGAGTCGAAATCCAAGGTGGCGCTGTACCTGCTGATCACGATCGCGCCGTTCGCGGTGATCGCGCCGCTGATCGGGCCGCTGCTGGATCGGCTGCAACGCGGCCGACGGCTGGCGCTGGCCGGTTCGTTCGCCGCCCGCGTGGCGTTCGTGCTGTTGTTGATCTTCAACGTCAACAGCTGGGCGCTGTATCCGCTGGCCCTGGGCGCGATGATCCTCAGCAAGTCGTTCGCGGTACTCAAGAGCGCGGTGACGCCGCGGGTGCTGCCGCCGGGTATCGACCTGGTCCGCACCAACTCCCGGCTCACGGTGTTCGGGCTGGTCGGCGGCACGCTCGGCGCGGGCGCGGTGGCCGGGGGTATCGCCGGTATCGCCGGTTCGAGCGGGGCGCTGGTATTCGCCGCGCTGATCGCCGCGGGCGGCGCCTATCTGAGCCTGCGCATCCCGTCCTGGGTGGAGGTCACCGAGGGCGAGGTACCGACCACGCTGGGGTATCACCGCCGGGTCGGCAAAATCGTCACCGATCGCGAGGCGCCCGCGGCCGCTCGTGACGAGCGACTCACCGAAGGCGGTCGGCGGCGCGCCACCGACCACGAGGGGCGGCCCGCCGAGGGCAGTGGGCGGCCCGCCGCCGAGGGCAGTGGGCGGCCCGCCGCCGAGGGCAGTGGGCGGCCCGCCGCCGAGGGCAGTGGGCGGCCCGCCGCCGAGGGCAGTGGGCGGCCCGCCGCCGAGGGCAGTACGCGACCCGCCGCTGAGGCCGGTGAGCGGCCCGCCGCCGAGGACGACAGCCAGACTGCCGAGGACACCGCCGACAGCGGTCGGCGGCAAGCCGTGGTGCAACCGGCCCGCCGCCGCCAGCCGCTGGGCCGCTCGGTGGTGACGGGCCTGTGGGGTAACAGCTCGATCCGGGTGCTGACCGGCTTCCTCACCTTCTACGTCGCCTTCGTCGCGAAATCCACCGAACACCGGCCGGTGCAGCAGGCCGCGATGCTCGGCGCGGTCGGCGCGGCGGCGGCGATCGGCAACTTCATCGGCAACGCCTCCGGCGCCCGGCTGACCCTGGGCCGGCCCGCGCTGCTGGTGGTGAGCTGCACGGCGGCGTGTACGGCGGCGGCGATCATCGCGACCTTCCTGGACAACCTGCTGGGCGCGGCCGTCGCGGCGCTGATCGGCGCCGGGGCCAGTGCGCTGGCGAAGGTTTCGCTGGACGCGTCCATCCAGGACGATCTGCCGCCGGAGTCGATCGCCTCCGGCTTCGGCCGCTCGGAAACGGTGCTGCAACTGTCCTGGGTGATCGGCGGCGCGGGCGGGGTGCTGCTGCCGACGGAGTATTGGAAGGGTTTCGCCGTGGTCACGGCGCTGCTGGCGGTGGGATTGGCACAAACCGTCGTGAGCTACCGTGGACACTCGCTGCTGCCCGGTTTGGGCGGCAACCGGCCGCAGCACGCGCAGCAGGAGATTCCCGGCGGCGCCGCCGACGTCACCAGCGGCACCGAGGCGCCGGGGCTGTGA